In Dolichospermum flos-aquae CCAP 1403/13F, the following proteins share a genomic window:
- a CDS encoding helix-turn-helix domain-containing protein, whose amino-acid sequence MSSYSHQNRVIDIYDGYESKFLTPFQRKALLKNLQSNSQPEYRRRIEIMLLADMGKSQTHICDMIGCSQEMARYWIGTAEAGMAHKWNQRPLGRPKIVNHQYIERLKELVNSSPREYGYAFGDWTAQWLSKHLAKELGIQISDRHINRLLKQMGLSTKHKSSPLITTENQDLAIKISDLHSPPEPSFHWSLNLMQTNK is encoded by the coding sequence ATGTCATCTTATTCTCATCAAAATCGGGTTATTGATATTTACGATGGTTATGAAAGTAAGTTTTTAACACCTTTTCAGCGAAAGGCATTGCTAAAAAATTTACAAAGCAATTCACAACCAGAATATCGGCGACGAATTGAGATTATGTTGTTAGCAGATATGGGCAAATCGCAAACTCATATTTGTGACATGATTGGTTGTTCTCAGGAGATGGCTAGGTATTGGATAGGTACTGCTGAGGCGGGGATGGCTCACAAATGGAATCAGCGCCCATTGGGTAGACCAAAGATTGTTAATCATCAATATATTGAAAGATTGAAGGAATTAGTCAATTCTAGTCCCCGTGAATATGGCTATGCTTTTGGTGATTGGACGGCGCAATGGTTGAGTAAACATTTAGCGAAAGAGTTGGGAATTCAAATTAGCGATCGCCACATTAATCGCCTACTTAAACAAATGGGACTTTCTACTAAACATAAAAGTTCCCCATTGATAACTACTGAAAATCAGGATTTAGCAATTAAAATTAGTGATTTGCATTCTCCGCCTGAACCTAGTTTTCATTGGTCATTGAATCTCATGCAGACCAATAAATAA
- a CDS encoding HetP family heterocyst commitment protein: MNQDIAGSGNNLEPKIHPEQLDQVVEAILAGKYSWACVLMLRFVGYNPMHYIPYRTYNRILKENARMSRSNPQNNETLKIAKPTTEKRSEGNLASNCLSKIKDIAYMEVGGKHHVEARANSREKKSA; the protein is encoded by the coding sequence ATGAATCAAGATATTGCTGGCAGTGGTAACAACTTAGAACCAAAAATCCATCCTGAACAGTTAGACCAAGTCGTCGAAGCGATTTTGGCAGGGAAGTATTCTTGGGCTTGTGTTTTAATGTTACGATTCGTGGGCTATAATCCCATGCACTATATCCCTTATCGGACTTATAACCGCATTCTCAAGGAAAATGCTCGCATGAGTCGCTCCAATCCCCAAAATAATGAAACTCTCAAAATTGCTAAACCCACCACAGAGAAAAGATCCGAGGGCAATCTGGCATCTAACTGTTTAAGTAAGATTAAGGATATAGCCTATATGGAAGTGGGAGGCAAGCATCATGTTGAAGCACGCGCCAATAGTAGAGAAAAAAAGTCGGCATAG
- a CDS encoding HlyD family efflux transporter periplasmic adaptor subunit, with translation MPQSVYTQPTTTIKPQNQTESTAFIQNQPQTQTLNKAQDWFYGTEELLDALPKVWTRSMLYLLVSFAAIILPWAMLTKVDETGSASGRIEPKGATQKLDSAVTGSVVAVNVKEGAIVKTGQVLVEMQSDVLQTEIQQIKDKLDGLKNRQSQLEILKNQVFMAINIQRQQNQSQSLEKLAQLNQAQQTFETKKSAYNFQDLEKLAQIDQVKQNIRSTQTNYRLATSRLRRDVAEVERYRLLLKQGIISQTKVVELEKIAEESQRSQEEAKFNLQTAQLRLKEEVSRYQSLMNQVRSDIEQAKLRLQEEENSYKSSMQGGELVLLKSQEQFKDIQNQIISIQSEMMQTKGQLASLNLQLKQRIVRSPIDGIIFELPIKKPGSVVQLGQMIAQIAPENTALILKARMPSQHSGFVKVGMPVKIKFDAYPFQEYGIVSGQISWISPNSKIQENSSNRIETYELDIALENPYIQVGNKQIPLTPGQTASAEVIIRQRRVIDFILDPFKKLQKNGLEL, from the coding sequence ATGCCACAGTCAGTTTACACACAACCAACAACTACCATAAAGCCGCAGAATCAAACTGAATCTACTGCTTTTATCCAAAATCAACCTCAGACTCAGACATTAAATAAAGCCCAAGATTGGTTTTATGGTACAGAAGAATTATTAGATGCTTTACCAAAAGTATGGACTCGTTCCATGTTGTATTTATTAGTCAGTTTTGCCGCAATTATTTTACCTTGGGCAATGTTAACTAAAGTTGATGAAACAGGAAGTGCTAGTGGCAGAATAGAACCCAAAGGGGCAACACAAAAATTAGATAGTGCGGTAACTGGTAGTGTAGTTGCTGTTAATGTTAAAGAAGGTGCAATCGTTAAAACTGGACAGGTATTAGTAGAAATGCAATCTGATGTTTTACAAACAGAAATACAGCAAATAAAAGATAAATTAGATGGGTTAAAAAATCGACAATCTCAACTGGAAATACTGAAGAATCAAGTCTTCATGGCAATTAATATTCAACGTCAGCAAAATCAATCTCAATCATTAGAAAAACTTGCTCAACTTAATCAAGCCCAACAAACATTTGAGACTAAAAAAAGTGCCTATAATTTCCAAGATTTGGAGAAATTAGCCCAAATTGATCAGGTGAAACAGAATATACGATCTACTCAAACTAACTATAGATTAGCTACAAGTCGGTTACGTCGAGATGTTGCTGAAGTTGAACGTTATCGGCTATTGTTAAAGCAAGGAATAATTTCTCAAACTAAAGTAGTAGAATTGGAAAAAATTGCCGAAGAAAGTCAACGTTCACAAGAAGAAGCAAAATTTAATCTGCAAACAGCACAGTTACGGCTAAAAGAAGAAGTCAGCCGTTATCAGTCACTAATGAATCAAGTTCGCTCAGATATTGAACAGGCAAAACTACGTTTACAAGAAGAAGAAAATAGTTATAAAAGTTCTATGCAAGGAGGAGAATTAGTTTTATTAAAAAGTCAGGAACAGTTTAAAGACATCCAAAATCAAATAATTTCTATTCAATCAGAAATGATGCAAACAAAAGGACAGCTTGCGTCCTTAAATTTACAACTAAAACAGCGAATTGTCCGCTCTCCTATTGATGGAATAATTTTTGAATTACCTATTAAAAAACCTGGTTCTGTGGTACAATTAGGACAAATGATTGCTCAAATTGCTCCCGAAAATACCGCTTTGATTTTGAAAGCCCGTATGCCCAGTCAACATAGTGGTTTTGTCAAGGTAGGAATGCCAGTAAAAATTAAATTTGATGCTTATCCTTTCCAAGAATATGGAATTGTATCAGGACAGATTAGTTGGATTTCACCTAACTCTAAAATTCAAGAAAATAGTTCTAACCGAATAGAAACTTATGAATTAGATATCGCTTTAGAAAATCCTTATATTCAAGTTGGTAATAAACAGATTCCTCTTACCCCTGGACAAACAGCAAGTGCCGAAGTAATCATTCGTCAACGTCGAGTTATTGACTTTATTTTAGATCCATTTAAGAAGTTACAGAAAAATGGTTTAGAGCTTTAA
- a CDS encoding peptidase domain-containing ABC transporter: protein MLSAFSQEQLVTHIRQVLGDGLSDQAVIDCTKALEIIEPPVAKQFWQATTAKPGIYVVLTGKVRLLDSSNNLINTLTSGSSFGELTLFPEQDFSSYLARASMNLKVAYLPQEILTKVMGEFPSVYHLLLNKAELINTANSSEIPLIEAPKTVNSANLPQPIIPAPTQVKKRPQYFPIPTVVVGNWWRKFTKRYPFFEQQSAADCGAACLVMVGRYWGKNLSINRLRDLANVSRSGASMRSLSAAAESLGFATRPVKASLDKFAQQSLPAIAHWQGRHYIVVYEITKKQVIVADPAIGQRQLTIKEFLAGWTGYALLLQPTTSLKKTQEANTPFWQLFDLVKPHFQVLLEVFIASVLIQVFGLITPLFTQLLLDRVIVQGSILTLNTVGFGLLVFGLFRVAINGLRQYLLDHTANRISVALMVGFIKHTFGLPLSFFESRYVGDIVSRVQENQKIQRFLTGEALSIGLDLLTVFVYVGLMFWYSPPMALMTLAIVPPFVLLTFFATPFLRRISREVFTAGTLENSYLIQSLTGISSIRSMAIEQTVRWHWEELLNNLIKKNFSGQVISNQLQLISSTIQSLASTGLLWFGAWLVIQNQLTIGQLVAFNMLLGNIIQPFQRLIILWNQLQEVIVATERINDVLEAQLEEDLEHNPRQFLPRLIGRIRFHNVTFRYHPESEINILENLSFEILPEQTVAVVGRSGSGKTTLSKLILGLYLATDGRVLIDNQDVTSISLHSLRSQIGVVDQDTFLFGGTIRENITIAHPEASLEEIVEAAQLAGADEFIKRMPMGYETQIGEGGGMLSGGQRQRLAIARALLGNPRLLILDEATSHLDAESERIIQNNLKKILQGRTSVIIAHRLSTVRHADLILVLDRGVLVESGTHEELITKKGHYFYLNQQQLAQTN from the coding sequence ATGCTATCAGCGTTTTCTCAGGAACAGTTAGTTACACACATTAGGCAAGTCTTGGGTGATGGGTTATCAGATCAAGCAGTTATAGATTGTACCAAGGCTTTAGAAATTATTGAACCACCAGTAGCAAAGCAATTTTGGCAAGCGACAACAGCAAAGCCGGGAATTTATGTTGTGCTGACTGGTAAGGTGAGATTACTTGATAGCTCGAACAATTTAATTAATACTCTCACTTCAGGGTCATCATTTGGGGAGTTAACTTTATTTCCAGAACAAGATTTTAGCAGTTATTTGGCTAGAGCTTCTATGAATTTAAAGGTTGCCTATCTTCCCCAAGAAATATTAACTAAGGTAATGGGAGAGTTTCCTAGTGTTTATCATCTTTTGCTGAATAAGGCAGAGCTAATTAACACTGCGAATTCTTCAGAAATTCCGCTGATTGAAGCCCCAAAAACTGTAAATAGTGCCAATTTACCTCAACCAATAATTCCCGCACCAACACAAGTAAAAAAACGCCCTCAATACTTTCCTATTCCTACGGTAGTTGTTGGTAATTGGTGGCGTAAATTTACTAAACGCTATCCATTTTTTGAACAACAAAGTGCTGCTGATTGTGGTGCTGCTTGCTTAGTTATGGTTGGCCGTTATTGGGGAAAAAACCTGAGTATCAATCGGCTGCGGGATCTGGCTAATGTTAGCCGGAGTGGTGCATCCATGCGAAGTTTGAGTGCAGCAGCAGAAAGCCTTGGTTTTGCTACCCGTCCGGTGAAAGCCAGTTTGGATAAATTTGCCCAACAATCTTTACCAGCGATCGCTCATTGGCAAGGTAGACATTACATTGTTGTCTATGAAATTACCAAAAAACAGGTAATTGTTGCTGATCCCGCTATTGGACAACGTCAGCTTACTATTAAGGAATTTCTTGCAGGTTGGACTGGTTACGCTTTACTATTACAGCCTACAACTTCACTTAAAAAAACGCAAGAAGCTAACACGCCATTTTGGCAGTTATTTGATTTAGTTAAACCGCATTTTCAGGTTCTCTTAGAAGTATTTATTGCTTCGGTATTAATTCAGGTATTTGGATTAATCACACCTTTATTTACTCAACTTTTATTAGATAGAGTCATTGTTCAAGGTAGCATCTTAACCTTAAATACTGTCGGGTTTGGATTGTTAGTTTTTGGGTTGTTTCGGGTTGCCATTAATGGGTTAAGACAATATTTACTAGATCACACCGCTAATCGCATTAGTGTGGCTTTAATGGTGGGATTTATTAAGCATACATTTGGCTTACCTCTGTCATTTTTTGAGTCTCGTTATGTGGGAGATATTGTCTCTCGTGTTCAGGAAAATCAAAAAATTCAACGGTTTCTGACGGGTGAAGCTCTATCTATTGGCTTGGATTTATTAACAGTTTTTGTTTATGTGGGATTAATGTTTTGGTACAGTCCACCAATGGCATTAATGACATTGGCAATTGTGCCACCCTTTGTGTTATTAACATTCTTTGCCACACCATTTTTGCGGCGGATTAGTCGAGAGGTATTCACAGCAGGAACTTTGGAAAATAGTTATTTGATTCAAAGCTTGACGGGAATTTCTTCGATTCGCTCAATGGCTATTGAACAAACAGTTCGTTGGCATTGGGAAGAGTTGCTAAACAATTTAATCAAAAAGAACTTTAGTGGTCAAGTAATTAGTAATCAACTGCAATTAATTAGCTCTACTATTCAATCTTTAGCAAGTACAGGGTTGCTCTGGTTTGGCGCTTGGTTAGTCATTCAAAATCAACTTACTATTGGTCAGTTAGTTGCTTTTAATATGTTACTGGGTAATATTATTCAGCCTTTCCAACGATTAATTATTTTGTGGAATCAGTTACAAGAGGTAATTGTCGCTACAGAACGAATTAATGATGTACTGGAAGCACAACTAGAGGAAGATTTAGAACATAACCCTCGACAATTTTTACCGAGATTAATCGGGAGAATCCGTTTTCATAATGTTACCTTTCGCTATCATCCCGAAAGTGAGATTAATATTTTAGAAAATCTCAGTTTTGAAATTTTACCTGAGCAAACTGTAGCAGTTGTTGGGCGCAGTGGTTCTGGAAAAACAACACTTTCTAAGTTAATTTTGGGTTTATATCTAGCGACAGATGGAAGAGTTTTAATTGACAATCAAGATGTTACTAGTATTTCCTTACATTCTTTGCGATCGCAAATAGGAGTTGTTGATCAAGATACCTTTTTATTTGGCGGAACAATTCGGGAAAATATCACAATTGCCCATCCAGAAGCCTCTTTAGAAGAGATTGTGGAAGCTGCCCAACTTGCAGGTGCAGATGAGTTTATCAAAAGGATGCCAATGGGTTATGAAACCCAAATTGGTGAAGGAGGCGGAATGTTATCTGGAGGTCAACGTCAACGGTTAGCAATTGCCCGGGCTTTACTGGGAAATCCGCGACTTTTAATATTAGATGAAGCTACAAGTCACCTTGATGCTGAATCTGAACGGATTATTCAGAACAACCTCAAAAAAATTCTGCAAGGACGTACAAGTGTAATTATTGCTCACCGTCTTTCTACAGTTCGTCATGCTGATCTAATTTTAGTTTTAGATCGTGGTGTTTTAGTAGAAAGCGGTACACATGAAGAATTAATTACCAAAAAAGGACATTATTTCTATCTCAACCAACAACAATTAGCACAAACAAATTAA
- a CDS encoding AEC family transporter, with product MIETLFHAYTPLFIWVGLGLVLSRVTVDNFLKWLGQGLYWVGVPLQLLVLARHTNTSAGGFIPGTAIAILLLSLVLALLAWWGWQWYITTQRAVNLETVDVPESVIKASLGSFILATILGNTGFVGLTLIQVLTSSENTGSAVLFSVTNNVVGTYGMAILIASYFGQRKTENYWWIQVRDIVTVPSLWTFFIGLNTQFIELPAAVESALDQAVWVVIALALLLVGLRLGKMRSWGSLAIAAIASAIKVFIIPMLVGLGATYFGVIGEQRLVLVIMSGTPTGLSVLILAEVYDLDRDLLSSSIALTFIGLFLALPLWLVLFS from the coding sequence ATGATTGAAACCCTATTTCATGCCTACACACCTCTATTTATCTGGGTAGGCTTAGGACTTGTATTATCTCGCGTGACTGTAGATAATTTTCTCAAGTGGTTAGGTCAAGGACTTTATTGGGTGGGTGTTCCTTTACAACTTTTAGTATTAGCGCGGCATACAAATACATCTGCGGGAGGATTTATACCGGGAACAGCGATCGCAATTTTGCTTCTGAGTTTAGTTTTAGCATTGTTAGCTTGGTGGGGTTGGCAATGGTACATAACTACTCAACGTGCAGTCAACCTGGAAACTGTAGATGTGCCAGAATCAGTAATTAAAGCTAGTTTAGGTAGTTTTATTCTAGCAACAATCTTAGGCAATACTGGTTTTGTCGGACTTACTCTTATACAAGTGCTAACCAGTTCTGAAAATACTGGTTCAGCAGTATTATTTAGCGTCACTAATAATGTAGTCGGTACTTATGGGATGGCGATTTTAATTGCTAGTTATTTTGGTCAGAGAAAAACCGAAAACTATTGGTGGATACAGGTAAGAGATATAGTTACAGTCCCCAGTTTATGGACATTTTTTATTGGTTTAAATACCCAGTTTATCGAATTACCAGCAGCAGTTGAGTCAGCTTTAGATCAAGCTGTTTGGGTAGTTATTGCCTTAGCTTTGTTACTGGTTGGTTTGCGACTAGGAAAAATGAGATCATGGGGAAGTTTAGCGATCGCTGCCATTGCCAGTGCTATAAAAGTATTTATTATCCCCATGCTAGTAGGATTAGGTGCAACCTATTTCGGTGTCATAGGAGAACAGCGTTTAGTGCTAGTCATCATGTCTGGAACACCCACAGGGCTTTCTGTACTGATTTTGGCAGAAGTTTATGATTTAGATCGGGATTTATTATCTAGTAGCATTGCTTTAACTTTTATCGGTTTATTTTTAGCCCTCCCTCTGTGGTTAGTTTTGTTTAGCTAA